DNA from Yamadazyma tenuis chromosome 5, complete sequence:
CAAAGATTAATATTAATCAGCCTGTAGATAATGACGGAAACACCATATTCCACTGGGCTTGTTCAATGGCCAACTATGCAATGATAGAGTTTCTAATCAATAGTTTTCCaaatatcatcaactccacctTGAAAAATAATAATGGGGAGACGCCattgatgttcttgatcaaattcaGCAACTCATatcagttgaagaacttcccaaacttgttggatttATTATTTGACTCAATACTATCGGTGGACATTTATAACAAGACAGTCTTACACCATATTGCCTTATCGGTAATTCCACCACAGAATATGGTAGAATCAAGTTTCAATGGGAACGATGAATCTCAACTCAATAACTATCTCAAGAACAAAGAGAGAATTGCACGCTACTATATTGAACAATTATTCACGAAAATCATCGAATTTCAggatttcaacaataatgaTACCAGTGCCAATGAATTAATAAGGAAGTTTATCAATCACCAAGATTCTGACGGCAACACAGCATTCCATCTCATTGCCTATAACTTGAATaagaaattgatcaagGTTTTCATCAGTTATCACGAGTTTATTGAATTTGGTAAGAAAAACCTCGTGAACTATTCGGTTGAGGAGTACTTGGCGTCACACAACTacattttgaagttggagaatgACCAAGATGATTCACAAGACAGTAAGGCCCAGCATTTAATCAGTGACAAAGCTACCAACTCAGAAAGTTTTGAGAGCCAGTTATACTACAGTAAAATGACGGTTAATTTGACCAATACTACGTCAAACTTGATCACCGAAAAGCTCACCGAGTTACAGTTTTCAATCgacaaggaattgaatgaaaaggacgaaaagctcttgaagttgatcaccacaaactccaagtttcAAGCAATGAAAGTGGCTCAGCAAAAATTGATTCTCAAGatattcaagttggattATCTAATAAAGGATATCGGAGTCGATCTACAGGTGCTTGATCTCAAAAGAGATAGGATCATCCAAGATGAAATCAGCCGAttcttgaacgacttgACTTTTCAGGTATTAcaaaagaaagaaaagttggacaaAAAGGTTCACATTTTTAAGACGACATATCTGAAGACCACGAGATTAAGACTAACCAAATCTGAAGCGGCAGAAGTGGAAGCCACAAATGGACCTGAAGATAAGTTCCAATTATCGGTGGCTCTACAACAAGAAATtatcaagtccaacaagCTTTTGGCGGAGTTTTACAAGCTTCAGCCCAAAGTGCCGGTATTTAATAAGGACgatttcaaagaaaatggtggcatctccaccaccagcaatTTCCCATCTGATGACAAGCTCAACAAGTACTGTAAGTTGATCTCGTTATGCTGTGGCATGGACATTGCTGATGTCGAAAGTTCAATCGACTCGATCGAACAGTCTTTAATGAAGAGTATGAATTCCAAGTAATTAATACTATATAATACATGTAATATAAAAGTTCAGTTGAAATGTGCACGAGACTATATGCAAGGGGAATAGCAATTATAATTGGAAAATAAAAGTAGATGTTGGTACACGACCCTCCATCGTTTTAAGGGTGATCTGGTGGTGAGTGGAGCTTAACTAGTGGTTGAGTGGCTGATAACACAAGCCTCAAAGCGCTAAATTCGAGCAAGCGTTCCACAGCGCTTTTTTCTTGTCAAAGCCCTCTTTGTCCTGATATCTCAAATTGCGACCCGCGTATCGAGGTTTTTTTGTTATCGACGATtcattcaacaacatgaacAACAGACGGTACATTCGTCTTTTCCTTGTCTTGTTGGCAACTCTGGTCGTAGTCGGGATTACCTTGGCTGCACGACAGGGACTGCTAACTTTCGATCTGTCATCCTTGAAGGTTCGTCCAAAGGAAATGTTCAAGAGTTCCAGTGCTGAATCATTATGGAACCAAATGACGAAGGGATCAAAAAAACCCGACCAAGACAACTTCCCGCTTAGCGACTTCTTGATTAAGAAAGATCTCTATCGAACTGAGAAGTTGACGGTTTTTTCTGATCCATATATCTTCACTGAACAGAAAGAGGGTGATGAGCTGGATATTAATGAAAAATGCTCTAAGCTCAAGGTGGAACACGACATTTTCACTAGTGCCACCAAGCTTTTACCAGCTGAGTTTGCTGAGATAGAGAAGCAAATCGCCAAATCTCTGGAGTACTCCAAGATGCTTAAGAAGGCCGAAGCAAGGTTCGAGCCCAAGATCCCAAGGGAAAAGCAATGGTTCCGGTTTGCTGGGTCATCAGTTTGGTTGGAAGACCTCAACGTCCACTACATGGTGAGTAGATTGATATACTCGCCTAGCGGAATCGCCAACCACGGATTTGCCAGTTTCCTCTACGTACAAATATTTGACACGGACTGGAATGAGATTAAAGACACCATGACATTTCCTTATGAACAACAAATGACACAGAACGTCTTAAACACGGATGGATCATTGAGTGATATGGTTGTGTCTTCGAAGATTGCTTATAGAGAAATGAGTTTCCCATCCATTCTTCCTATTCCCTTTAACTATTTTTTGCACACCGAAAACAACAAATATTACTACGGGCCCGAAGACCCCCggatcatcaagaagaccaaCACCAAGCTTGGGTTCAGTGAACCCATAGTGGTGTTCAACATGAAGGATATGAGCATCAACAAAAGAGTCATGTTCATGACCCTCCCATTTTCCGGAAAtttcaagatgttgatgaagctgTCTGTGCCCTTTGCCAACATCGAGAAGAACTGGACTCCATTCTTGTCCACGCAACAGGATGAGGAACATTTGAACTTTGTCTACTCAATTAACCCACTTGAGGTGGTTACGTGTAGTATTCGAACTGGCATGTGTCAGtttctccaaaaacacaagAAGGAAGACGTTGACTACTTTGGGCCCTTGAGAGGTGGAacccaacttgaaagacTTCCACTTGACCTGTTGCCCGACCACTTGAAAACCAAGTTTGTGTTACCCGAAAATAGAAACATTTATGTGGGATGGGCCAGAACTCACTTGAACAAGTGTGGATGTGGAGAGTCGATGTACAGacccaacttgatcattTTGGTAGAGGATTATAATCCCGATACCAAACAGCTTTACTATAAAATGTCGGACGTGTCAGACTTTATAGACTTCAATGCTGAAATTCCCAAATGGGCCAATCCCCAGATTGATGACCAGGGTAATATCAAGGAGGATGAttccatttcttcttgtgaCAAGAATTTAAGAAACGTGTTGATTCCAAACTCTATTGCATACTGGGAAGTGGAAAGCGTCATGAACAATGGTATCCAATTTGGCAGAAAGTTCTTGGATAAAATCCCGGCTGAAGACGTGGATAGTGAAATATCCTACAATGACTACATGGGAATCACATTATCGGCAGCGGATGCAGATGTGAAGATTGTTCATGTAAGAGGAGTGTTGGACTACATCTCGAAGATCGACTCTTTATTTAACCCCAAGACGAAGATCACCTCAAAAGATGTTTTTGAGCTTCCTGGCAAAGACTTGAACCAAAAGTGTTCCGAGATTGCTGCTAAAGACTATTGTGTGAGGTACGCCGACATGAATGGTGGAGTCGTTACCTACTAGAATGTCGCGAAGCCAGTTCCTTCAATAACCGAAGAGATTTCATGTCCGCGCGCGTTTGTGGCAACTGCAACTGAATTCGGGTTGTGGTTTCAAAATTTTTGCAGTAATAGAAGAAGCCTTGTGTACCCGAGTTTTAACAGTATAGAATTAGTTTTAAAGAACGCCATCTCTgttttttttcaaatttcTGCATTTTCGTAACGCCCCTTACTATGATTTCTAGTGACGACGACATGAAAAGCGAGTTGTACCAGCAGTATTCTCAGGAGAATACCAGTTCATCCTCTTCGCACAACACACCTCTTCCAATAGCTTTTCACGGAAAAGACCAAGACAACCACAGTAGACGTGGACTGAGAAATTCATTGGGCAAAAGTCTTGAGACCATACGTCGAAGCCTAACTGGGCAGTCGGTGTTCTCCAACGTATCTCAGTTTTCCGTCAAAGAAATATATGGAGATTTGAACAGTACTGAGATTGAGAGGGAAAGAGCCAGAACCAAGAAGGATGTTCTCAGTGAGATCCAGCAGAACTTGGATAACGATGTGGAACCGTTTGTGTTACCAGAGAGTGGGTTACCCATTGAAAAGGACGGCGAAGAGTATGGTCTCATAGATCCAGAGTTAATAACATGGGAAGGGTATGGAGACCCAGATGATCCTCGTAACTGGTCAGTGACGAAGAAAGTATACCTTTTAGGGTTTGTGTCAGTCTATGCGTTGGTGAGTCCTATGTCATCGTCGATATTGACACCAGCCATGTCAGATATATCCAAGGAATTTCATATCACCGATCCAGTCATCACTTCGATGGTGGCATCCATTCAGATTTTGGCTTGGGCAGTGGGCCCTATATTGATTGCTCCATTGAGCGAATTTGATTATATCGGAAGAAAACCAGTACTAGATATGTCGATCTTAATGTcgtttttcttcaacttgggaTGCAGCTTCAGTAAGAACACGGCACAAATGATGGTGTTCAGGTTTGTGGGTGGACTATTTGGGTCTTCACCATTAAATGTGGGAGCTGGAGTCATATCAGACATGTTTGATGCCAAATCTAGGAACGTGGCTTTGGCTGGATTTACTTTAGCTCCATTATTGGGACCAGTCATAGCACCTATGATAGCTGGGTTTATAGTTGACAACTTGCAGTGGAGGTGGGTGTTTTACGTGTTGACAATTTTCAACGGAGTTGTGGCAGTGTTGGGCATGATATTCTTTAAAGAAACATACTCTcccaagttgttgaaagataAGGCCAAAGCCTTGAGAAAGTCTACTGGAAATACCAACTTGCACACTATCTAcgaaatcaccaaccaGAAGTTCAGCACCAGGATGATACTGACGATGACCAGACCCATCAAGTTATTATTCATGCATCCCATGGTGATAGGATTGGGGTCATTTTTGGCATTTGTCTATGGGTTCatgtacttgttgatcatAACCTTCCCCACCATGTTTGCTGAAAATTACGGCTTCAGTAAGAGTGTTATTGGGTTGATGTATATCCCTATGGGAGTGGGATTCACTGTTGGAATAGCCTTTTGGACCGTCGTCATTGGCAAAACATACGAGAGATTAGAAGAAAGAAACAATGGTGTAGCCAAGCCCGAGTTCCGATTACCGTGCTTGTTTATTGTGGGGATTATAATCCCCATTGGATTGGTGTGGTACGGGTGGAGTGCTGAGAAGAAATTGCACTGGATCATGCCTGGTATTGGGTCTGGGATCTTTGCATTTGGGTTCATTTGTGCCTTCCAGTGTTGCCAGAACTACTTGATAGATATGAATCCCAGATttgctgcttcttctgttgCAGCAGCAGCGTTGTTCCGGTCATTGTTTGGTTTCACATTCCCCTTGTTTGCAAACAAGATGTATCGTGCTATGAACTATGGGTGGGGGAACACCATGTGTGCGTTCATAGCATTTTTACTTGGTGTTCCTTTTCCAATATACTGCTATTTCCATGGAGAGGAGATGAGATGTCGGTTCAATGAGAAGTTTGATAACGAGCAGAAGGAGCAGGATAAACATGCGCTTAAAGCGTTAGCATAGGTATAATATAATTATAACATAACAGGTTGTTGCACTAATAGCTCACTTTTTGAAAACCTATACTGTAGCTTTACTGCAAGGGAGTTGGTAATTTGGAGATAAAGAGCAGTGCCATATTTAGTGTTTTAGCGAATACGAGCTGCCTCACActattttgcagccatacTGAGGGGCTCGGAGTTTGGTCGCGGGCTGATTTCCGGAGTGCCCCCCATCCATATAAGAACCACATTATAACCATGAATACGCAGTTCCAAGCAAATGCAAACCACATACCAGTCGTTTATCAAGGGTCCCGAAGAGGACAACACAGTGCCggtcaagtccaaaacCTTCAGCACAAATATCAAGGATCGGTTCTCGCTCAAAGGAAAAGTTACGGTGGTAACAGGAGGTTTAGGAGGTATTGGAAGAGCCATTTGCATCGGATATGCTCAGATGGGAGGCGACGTGGCCATTATGGACTACGCTAGAGACGGTGGAGAATTTTCCGCCCAATTACAATCCCAGTGGGGGATTCGGTCCAAGTCGTACCGATTGGACGCAACTGCGAGCGATGCGGTTAAGGCGGCGGTTGAATCTGTTatcggtgattttggaaccatcgatgtgtttgtggccaATGCTGGATTACCATGGTACAAAGGCACTGTTATTAGCGAGTCAGCAACCGTTGAAGACTGGCACAAGATGATGGATATCAACTTAAATAGTATCTTCTACTGCGCCAAGTACGTGGGGAAGCATTTCGAGCAGCAGCAAAAAGGCCTGTTTGTGATCACAGCATCGATGTCTGCTCACATTGTAAACATTCCCCAGTACAAGGCAGCCTACAACGTCTCCAAGGCTGGTGCCATGCATTTGGCCAAGTCTTTGGCAGTAGAATGGGCAGGTTTTGCTCGTTGCAACTCGGTTTCTCCTGGGTATACAGACACCATTTTGTCAAGCCCAGTGCCCACTGAGGATCGGGCCAAATGGTGGGGATTAACACCTATGGGTCGTGAAGCCCATCCAGAAGAACTTGTGGGTGCATATGTGTACTTGGCAAGTGACGCCAGTAGTTTCACCACCGGTACTGATATTCGAGTAGATGGAGGCTACACCCTTATTTAGATGCAAAATACATAGTTAGCTGAGTGCGCGAAACAGtaaaaaaattttcagcTATTAACCCAGATGTTCAAGAGACTAACGTCAATAATACCACGGAGCGTGGTGCCAGTACCCACACAGGCCACCAGAGCATTCTCGTACACACCCATATTCCACAAGACCAACACATCAACTCGGACCCGGGAAAATGTCCATGACTTGGAAACATTTTTCACGTTGATTGGCCGTAACTCAGTAGAGCATTTAGAGCTCTTTGAAGgtgacttgaacaagtttCTCGAAACCGACTCCAAGACAATGAAAAACCTTGGCATAGACACGCGTAGCAGGCGGTACTTGTTGAGATGGAGACACAAGTTTGTCAACGACTTGGAACCTTTGAGAGAGCATACCAGAggtaagaagaagaatggaGGTGAAAGAAAGGCCAAGCTTGTTAAGGCCAAGAGAACGGCTTTACAAAGATTAGAGGAGCGGGAGAACTTCCAGAAACAAGAGTTGGAGGCAGAGGAGAAGGGAGAACGGGATTTCTAGGTCCATTTTTCACTGTAAATAGATTAATTCACAACCACATATATTTCTGGTAACCGCGACGGCGAGGAGTAAAAAAATATAAGCTGTTCACTACAACTCTTTAATGATGAAGATTATAAGTGTTTTAATTGTCAGtatctgcttcttcttctactCTATTGGTGGAGCTCGGGCAGCCGATTTGCCCGAAGACCCTCCAGTTACCGACAAGGTGTTCTTTGAGGTGACTGAAGATGGTCAATCCATTGGTAAAATCACCATTGGATTATTTGGTACCGTTACACCAAAAACCgtgaaaaacttcaaggaATTGACCTTGAGTACCGACCCCTCTTTTGGTTACACTGGCTCGATTTTCCACAGAATCATCCCCAAGTTTATGATTCAAGGTGGTGACTATGAAACTGGTAAAGGCTACGGAGGCAAATCTATCTACGGCGGAAAGTTCGACGACGAGAACTTTATCTTGAAGCACGACAGACCGTACAGATTGAGCATGGCCAATTCCGGTAAGAACACCAACGGATCTCAATTCTTTCTTACCACTGTTGTCACCTCCTGGTTGAATGGTGCTcatgttgtttttggaaaagttgttgatgggTTCGACGTGGTGGACTATATGGAAAAAGTCAAAACCAGCTACGGCGACAAGCCCGtgaaagaattgaagatttcagCCACGGGTGAGGTGCCATTGACgggagaagaagaagaagctttacTAGTTAAGGACGAGTTGTGAGTATTTAGATTTAAGTATTAATTAAGCAGTTCGTAATATCTATTTTCTTAGCGGCTGTGGTTCAAGGCATCATCCAAGATACTGTCGAAGTTGATCTCTTTCTTCGGTTGTGTCACCGCTGGTGTAAAGGGCGTCTGGGTAGTGGAGTTGCCGTTACTGGAGGTATCTGCTTTGTCGTCATCATGTTTGAATTCGTTAAGGTTATTGAGAAGGTTGATGGCGGTCTTGATCAGGTACGTGGAGTTCAAGAGCCGCGAGCTGATGAGCCGATAGAGCTTGGGTGACTGGTATATGTTGGCACCTATAATATAGTAACTTTGGAGAATTTGAACGTTATCGCGGCTGAATCGGTTCTGCTTCCTGATGATCCAAAAGTCCGGTTCTCGTATGTATGCGATCACAAACTCTATACCCACCATGTCTGAGAGTTTGCTTTCGAAGTATTTTGTGTACTCCAACGGTGTGTTCAAGTTAGGC
Protein-coding regions in this window:
- a CDS encoding NAD(P)-dependent dehydrogenase (EggNog:ENOG503P0D1; COG:Q), producing the protein MQTTYQSFIKGPEEDNTVPVKSKTFSTNIKDRFSLKGKVTVVTGGLGGIGRAICIGYAQMGGDVAIMDYARDGGEFSAQLQSQWGIRSKSYRLDATASDAVKAAVESVIGDFGTIDVFVANAGLPWYKGTVISESATVEDWHKMMDINLNSIFYCAKYVGKHFEQQQKGSFVITASMSAHIVNIPQYKAAYNVSKAGAMHLAKSLAVEWAGFARCNSVSPGYTDTILSSPVPTEDRAKWWGLTPMGREAHPEELVGAYVYLASDASSFTTGTDIRVDGGYTLI
- the CPR2 gene encoding Peptidyl-prolyl cis-trans isomerase B (EggNog:ENOG503NWXC; COG:O), with protein sequence MMKIISVLIVSICFFFYSIGGARAADLPEDPPVTDKVFFEVTEDGQSIGKITIGLFGTVTPKTVKNFKELTLSTDPSFGYTGSIFHRIIPKFMIQGGDYETGKGYGGKSIYGGKFDDENFILKHDRPYRLSMANSGKNTNGSQFFLTTVVTSWLNGAHVVFGKVVDGFDVVDYMEKVKTSYGDKPVKELKISATGEVPLTGEEEEALLVKDEL
- the FYV4 gene encoding mitochondrial 37S ribosomal protein mS41 (COG:S; EggNog:ENOG503P28V), coding for MFKRLTSIIPRSVVPVPTQATRAFSYTPIFHKTNTSTRTRENVHDLETFFTLIGRNSVEHLELFEGDLNKFLETDSKTMKNLGIDTRSRRYLLRWRHKFVNDLEPLREHTRGKKKNGGERKAKLVKAKRTALQRLEERENFQKQELEAEEKGERDF
- the MED6 gene encoding Mediator of RNA polymerase II transcription subunit 6 (BUSCO:EOG09264S40; EggNog:ENOG503P0AP; COG:K), translating into MSYGELDEIQWKNPEWINQFGLNTGNVLDYFSESPFYDRTSNNQVFKMQFQFQPPPPNLNTPLEYTKYFESKLSDMVGIEFVIAYIREPDFWIIRKQNRFSRDNVQILQSYYIIGANIYQSPKLYRLISSRLLNSTYSIKTAINLLNNLNEFKHDDDKADTSSNGNSTTQTPFTPAVTQPKKEINFDSILDDALNHSR
- the BMT3_3 gene encoding Protein of unknown function (DUF3589) (COG:S; CAZy:GT91; EggNog:ENOG503NY53); the protein is MFKSSSAESLWNQMTKGSKKPDQDNFPLSDFLIKKDLYRTEKLTVFSDPYIFTEQKEGDESDINEKCSKLKVEHDIFTSATKLLPAEFAEIEKQIAKSSEYSKMLKKAEARFEPKIPREKQWFRFAGSSVWLEDLNVHYMVSRLIYSPSGIANHGFASFLYVQIFDTDWNEIKDTMTFPYEQQMTQNVLNTDGSLSDMVVSSKIAYREMSFPSILPIPFNYFLHTENNKYYYGPEDPRIIKKTNTKLGFSEPIVVFNMKDMSINKRVMFMTLPFSGNFKMLMKSSVPFANIEKNWTPFLSTQQDEEHLNFVYSINPLEVVTCSIRTGMCQFLQKHKKEDVDYFGPLRGGTQLERLPLDSLPDHLKTKFVLPENRNIYVGWARTHLNKCGCGESMYRPNLIILVEDYNPDTKQLYYKMSDVSDFIDFNAEIPKWANPQIDDQGNIKEDDSISSCDKNLRNVLIPNSIAYWEVESVMNNGIQFGRKFLDKIPAEDVDSEISYNDYMGITLSAADADVKIVHVRGVLDYISKIDSLFNPKTKITSKDVFELPGKDLNQKCSEIAAKDYCVSLTGQSVFSNVSQFSVKEIYGDLNSTEIERERARTKKDVLSEIQQNLDNDVEPFVLPESGLPIEKDGEEYGLIDPELITWEGYGDPDDPRNWSVTKKVYLLGFVSVYALVSPMSSSILTPAMSDISKEFHITDPVITSMVASIQILAWAVGPILIAPLSEFDYIGRKPVLDMSILMSFFFNLGCSFSKNTAQMMVFRFVGGLFGSSPLNVGAGVISDMFDAKSRNVALAGFTLAPLLGPVIAPMIAGFIVDNLQWRWVFYVLTIFNGVVAVLGMIFFKETYSPKLLKDKAKALRKSTGNTNLHTIYEITNQKFSTRMISTMTRPIKLLFMHPMVIGLGSFLAFVYGFMYLLIITFPTMFAENYGFSKSVIGLMYIPMGVGFTVGIAFWTVVIGKTYERLEERNNGVAKPEFRLPCLFIVGIIIPIGLVWYGWSAEKKLHWIMPGIGSGIFAFGFICAFQCCQNYLIDMNPRFAASSVAAAALFRSLFGFTFPLFANKMYRAMNYGWGNTMCAFIAFLLGVPFPIYCYFHGEEMRCRFNEKFDNEQKEQDKHALKALA